A genomic window from Micromonospora violae includes:
- a CDS encoding lytic polysaccharide monooxygenase, whose product MAALLTAAMTLALGAVALASSPQPAAAHGAAMTPGSRTYLCWQDGLSTTGEIRPTNPACSAAVAQSGANSLYNWFSVLRSDAGGRTTGFIPDGQLCSGGNSGFRGYDLARTDWPLTHLTAGARLDFRYSNWAHHPGTFYFYITKNSWSPNRALAWSDLEEQPFLTVTNPPQRGAVGTNDGHYYFSGNLPSGKSGQHIIYSRWVRSDSQENFFGCSDVVFDGGNGQVTGIKGGTTSPTPTPTDPTPTPTDPTPGPTDPPPTTTPPPAGGDCMAAYKVTSAWQGGFQGEVTIMNHGSTPFSGWTASWTWPNGQSINQIWSATQTSSGSTVTATNVSYNGTVAPNGSTTFGFLASSTGTNGIPTVTCARR is encoded by the coding sequence ATGGCCGCCTTGCTCACCGCGGCCATGACCCTCGCACTGGGCGCTGTCGCCCTGGCGTCCAGTCCGCAGCCGGCCGCCGCGCACGGCGCGGCGATGACGCCCGGCAGCCGCACCTACCTGTGCTGGCAGGACGGCCTCAGCACGACCGGTGAGATCAGGCCGACCAACCCCGCGTGCTCCGCTGCCGTGGCGCAGAGCGGGGCGAACTCGCTCTACAACTGGTTCAGCGTGCTGCGCTCCGACGCCGGTGGTCGCACCACCGGCTTCATTCCGGACGGGCAGCTGTGCAGCGGCGGCAACTCCGGCTTCCGCGGCTACGACCTGGCCCGCACGGACTGGCCGCTGACCCACCTGACCGCCGGTGCACGGTTGGACTTCCGGTACAGCAACTGGGCGCACCACCCGGGCACCTTCTACTTCTACATCACGAAGAACAGCTGGAGCCCGAACCGGGCGCTGGCCTGGAGTGACCTGGAGGAGCAGCCATTCCTCACGGTGACCAACCCGCCGCAGCGCGGCGCCGTCGGCACCAACGACGGTCACTACTACTTCAGTGGCAACCTGCCGTCGGGCAAGAGCGGCCAGCACATCATCTACTCCCGCTGGGTCCGCTCGGACTCGCAGGAGAACTTCTTCGGCTGCTCCGACGTGGTCTTCGACGGTGGCAACGGTCAGGTGACCGGCATCAAGGGCGGCACGACGTCGCCGACGCCCACGCCGACCGACCCGACGCCCACGCCGACCGACCCGACCCCCGGGCCGACCGACCCGCCGCCGACGACCACCCCGCCGCCGGCCGGCGGTGACTGCATGGCCGCCTACAAGGTGACCAGCGCCTGGCAGGGTGGCTTCCAGGGTGAGGTCACGATCATGAACCACGGCAGTACACCGTTCTCCGGCTGGACCGCCAGCTGGACCTGGCCCAACGGGCAGTCGATCAACCAGATCTGGAGTGCCACCCAGACCTCGTCCGGCTCGACAGTGACAGCGACGAACGTCTCCTACAACGGCACCGTCGCACCAAACGGCAGCACCACGTTCGGCTTCCTGGCCAGCAGCACCGGCACCAACGGGATCCCCACGGTCACCTGCGCCCGCCGCTAA